Proteins co-encoded in one Kribbella qitaiheensis genomic window:
- a CDS encoding ArsR/SmtB family transcription factor, producing the protein MHAFDILGDPVRRRILDLLADGELPAGSIASTIGAEFGISQPAVSQHLRVLRDNGFATVTVDGTRRLYAVDPGPLQEIDAWLDRYRKFWTNRLDALDTELRRGRKNF; encoded by the coding sequence ATGCACGCCTTCGACATTCTCGGTGATCCGGTCCGGCGCCGGATCCTGGATCTGCTCGCCGACGGGGAGCTCCCGGCCGGCAGCATCGCGAGCACGATCGGCGCCGAGTTCGGGATCAGCCAGCCCGCCGTTTCGCAGCATCTTCGGGTACTGCGCGACAACGGCTTCGCCACCGTGACCGTCGACGGCACCCGCCGCCTCTACGCGGTCGACCCGGGCCCGTTGCAGGAGATCGACGCCTGGCTGGACCGCTATCGCAAGTTCTGGACGAACCGCCTGGACGCCCTCGACACGGAACTCCGCCGCGGCCGAAAAAACTTTTGA
- a CDS encoding aspartate kinase, whose protein sequence is MGRVVHKYGGSSVADADCIKRVAQRIVATKKAGNDVVVVISAMGDTTDELMDLAKQVSPLPPPRELDMLLTSGERISAALLAMAIANLGYEARSFTGSQAGVITTAAHGNARIIDITPGRIEDALAEGHVAIVAGFQGVAQDTKDITTMGRGASDTTAVALAAALEADYCEIYTDVDGIFTADPRIVPAAKQIPRISYEEMLEMAACGAKVLHLRCVEYARRYNVPVHVRSSFSQKEGTWVVDAKDIQNMEQAIISGVAHDRGEAKITVVGVPDKPGYAARIFETVAGAETNIDMIVQNVSAVATNQTDISFTLPRSDGSRAMSALARMKDEVGYEQLLYDDQIGKVSVIGVGMRSHPGVSAKFFSALADAGVNIEMISTSEIRISVVVDENLVDAAVTAAHTAFDLDDEHTQAVVYGGTGR, encoded by the coding sequence GTGGGACGCGTCGTGCACAAGTACGGCGGTTCTTCGGTCGCTGACGCCGATTGCATCAAGCGCGTGGCCCAACGGATCGTCGCGACGAAGAAGGCCGGGAACGACGTGGTGGTGGTCATCTCCGCCATGGGGGACACCACCGACGAACTGATGGACCTGGCCAAACAGGTCTCTCCGCTGCCACCGCCGCGTGAGCTGGACATGCTGCTCACCTCGGGTGAGCGGATCTCCGCCGCGCTGCTGGCGATGGCGATCGCGAACCTCGGCTACGAGGCGCGTTCGTTCACCGGTTCGCAGGCCGGGGTGATCACCACCGCGGCGCACGGGAACGCGCGCATCATCGACATCACGCCGGGCCGGATCGAGGACGCGCTGGCCGAGGGCCATGTCGCGATCGTGGCCGGCTTCCAGGGGGTCGCGCAGGACACCAAGGACATCACCACGATGGGCCGTGGCGCGTCCGACACCACGGCGGTCGCTCTGGCCGCCGCGCTCGAGGCGGACTACTGCGAGATCTACACCGATGTGGACGGCATCTTCACCGCGGACCCGCGGATCGTGCCGGCCGCGAAGCAGATCCCGAGGATCTCCTACGAGGAGATGCTCGAGATGGCTGCCTGCGGTGCGAAAGTCCTGCACCTGCGTTGCGTCGAGTACGCGCGGCGCTACAACGTCCCCGTCCATGTGCGCTCCTCCTTCTCGCAGAAGGAAGGCACCTGGGTCGTCGATGCGAAGGATATTCAGAACATGGAACAGGCGATCATCTCCGGCGTGGCCCACGATCGTGGCGAGGCCAAGATCACCGTTGTCGGCGTCCCAGACAAGCCGGGCTACGCGGCCCGCATCTTCGAGACGGTCGCCGGCGCCGAGACCAACATCGACATGATCGTGCAGAACGTCTCCGCGGTCGCCACCAACCAGACCGACATCTCCTTCACCCTGCCGCGCTCCGACGGCTCCCGGGCGATGTCCGCGCTCGCCCGGATGAAGGACGAGGTCGGCTACGAGCAGTTGCTGTACGACGACCAGATCGGCAAGGTGTCGGTGATCGGCGTCGGGATGCGTTCGCACCCGGGCGTCTCGGCGAAGTTTTTCTCCGCCCTGGCCGACGCCGGCGTGAACATCGAGATGATCTCGACCTCGGAGATCCGGATCTCGGTGGTTGTGGACGAGAACCTGGTGGACGCCGCCGTGACCGCGGCGCACACCGCATTCGACCTGGACGACGAGCACACCCAAGCTGTCGTCTACGGAGGAACAGGACGGTGA
- a CDS encoding aspartate-semialdehyde dehydrogenase — MSATLDRTEDRTGLPTLAVVGATGAVGTVMLTLLSTRENVWGEIRLIASERSAGKRLKVRGEEVEVVAISAEAFDGVDVAMFDVPDEVSLHWAPIAASKGAVVVDNSGAFRMDPEVPLVVPEVNAEAARNRPKGIISNPNCTTLSMIVAMGALHHRYELEQLIVASYQAASGAGQEGIDALYDQLMKVAGNRELGTTPGDVRRVIGNALGPFPAPLAMNVVPWAGSLKEDGWSSEELKVRNESRKILNLPNLKVSATCVRVPVITTHSLSVHARFGREVGVEEAREVLRDAPGVLVFDNPAEAEFPTPADVVGTDPTWVGRIRKSLDDPQALELFVCGDNLRKGAALNTAQIAEVVAKEFTAAK; from the coding sequence GTGAGCGCAACGCTTGATCGGACCGAGGACCGCACGGGACTCCCAACGCTGGCGGTGGTCGGCGCTACCGGAGCCGTCGGGACGGTGATGCTCACCCTGCTCTCCACCCGGGAGAACGTCTGGGGTGAGATCCGTCTGATCGCGTCGGAGCGCTCGGCCGGTAAACGGCTGAAGGTGCGCGGCGAAGAGGTCGAGGTGGTCGCCATCAGCGCGGAGGCCTTCGACGGCGTCGACGTGGCGATGTTCGACGTACCGGACGAGGTGTCCCTGCACTGGGCGCCGATCGCGGCGTCCAAGGGCGCTGTCGTGGTGGACAACTCCGGTGCGTTCCGGATGGACCCGGAGGTGCCGCTGGTGGTGCCCGAGGTGAACGCCGAGGCGGCTCGCAACCGGCCCAAGGGGATCATCTCCAACCCGAACTGCACGACGCTGTCGATGATCGTCGCGATGGGCGCGCTGCACCACCGCTACGAGCTCGAGCAGCTCATCGTCGCGTCGTACCAGGCGGCCTCGGGTGCCGGGCAAGAAGGTATCGACGCGCTCTACGACCAGCTGATGAAGGTGGCCGGCAATCGCGAGCTGGGGACGACACCTGGCGACGTACGCCGGGTGATCGGCAACGCGCTCGGCCCGTTCCCGGCGCCGCTGGCGATGAATGTCGTGCCGTGGGCGGGTTCGCTCAAGGAGGACGGCTGGTCGTCGGAGGAGCTGAAGGTCCGCAACGAGTCCCGCAAGATCCTGAACCTGCCGAATCTGAAGGTGTCCGCGACCTGCGTCCGGGTGCCGGTGATCACGACGCACTCGTTGTCGGTGCACGCCCGGTTCGGCCGCGAGGTCGGTGTGGAGGAGGCTCGCGAAGTACTGCGGGACGCTCCCGGCGTACTCGTCTTCGACAATCCGGCCGAGGCGGAGTTCCCGACGCCGGCGGATGTCGTCGGCACCGACCCCACCTGGGTCGGCCGGATCCGTAAGTCGCTGGACGACCCGCAGGCGCTGGAGCTCTTCGTCTGCGGCGACAACCTGCGCAAGGGGGCCGCTCTGAACACGGCCCAGATCGCCGAGGTCGTCGCGAAGGAATTCACCGCCGCGAAGTAG
- a CDS encoding helix-turn-helix domain-containing protein has product MSSTDTERAEHLQVLGLSTDEIRVYQHLLRAGPSSVTELDQAVPDQAAGIESTLGGLVHAGLARRSGTDHSRFLPVPPDAGLEALTLRRESELKQARIEVLNAYDEFRRTVHNESTTHLIEVVSGTAIVERINQIKGSAQREILAIDSPPYYLGAGPNQMEIEQLNRAVAYRVVYSPESVEVPGYLTENILPCVEAGEQARVLPDVPAKLTIIDGSIAFVSMSVRDTDVNRSLLIIRPSSLLTALIGMFELCWRNALPLHASVGAEDDRLEPIERRLLALLATGAADDTIARTLGISRRTFFRYLERLMNRTGASTRFQLALHAARENWL; this is encoded by the coding sequence ATGAGCTCGACCGACACGGAGCGTGCCGAACACTTACAGGTGCTCGGCCTCAGCACCGACGAGATCCGGGTCTATCAGCATCTGCTGCGCGCCGGGCCGTCCTCGGTCACCGAACTGGATCAGGCCGTGCCCGATCAGGCCGCCGGGATCGAGAGCACCCTGGGCGGACTGGTCCATGCAGGTCTGGCCCGGCGGTCCGGAACAGACCACTCGAGATTCTTGCCGGTGCCTCCCGATGCCGGCCTGGAGGCGCTCACCCTGCGCCGCGAGTCCGAGCTGAAGCAGGCCCGGATCGAGGTCCTGAACGCGTACGACGAGTTCCGCCGGACCGTGCACAACGAGTCCACCACGCACCTGATCGAGGTGGTCAGCGGGACGGCGATCGTCGAGCGGATCAACCAGATCAAAGGCAGCGCGCAACGCGAGATCCTGGCCATCGACTCCCCGCCGTACTACCTCGGCGCGGGTCCGAACCAGATGGAGATCGAGCAGCTCAACCGGGCCGTCGCGTACCGAGTGGTCTACTCGCCGGAGTCCGTCGAGGTGCCGGGATATCTGACCGAGAACATCCTGCCCTGCGTGGAAGCCGGTGAGCAGGCGCGAGTACTTCCCGACGTACCGGCCAAGCTGACCATCATCGACGGCTCGATCGCGTTCGTGTCGATGTCGGTGCGCGACACCGATGTGAACCGGTCCCTGCTGATCATCCGGCCGAGCAGCCTGCTGACCGCATTGATCGGCATGTTCGAGCTCTGCTGGCGAAACGCGCTGCCCCTGCACGCGTCCGTCGGCGCCGAGGACGACCGGCTGGAACCGATCGAACGCCGGCTACTGGCCCTCCTGGCGACAGGCGCAGCAGACGACACGATCGCCCGCACGCTGGGGATCAGCCGCCGTACTTTCTTCCGCTATCTGGAACGCCTGATGAATCGCACCGGCGCGAGTACGCGATTCCAGCTGGCACTCCACGCAGCCCGCGAGAACTGGTTGTAA
- a CDS encoding trypsin-like serine protease, with translation MRKSPPRLLTTANKAALLGAMTAALVIVPAHSASARTTTAQGDPSPRVVGGTRAALGEFPWMVRLSMGCGGAMYTNQLVLTAAHCVGSTGNNTSITATVGVVDLQDSAAVKRTSTYVYRSTTYGTSTGGDWALIKLASPITGVATLPAASTTAYDTGTFTVAGWGAASEGGAQQRYLLKAQVPFVDDVSCRDAGPYYSGLIFSAELCAGQLATGGVDTCQGDSGGPMFRRDSANAWIQVGIVSHGDGCARPSAPGVYTQVSTFAATIAAAAASIGGGGPDPGGCGPFTNANNVNIPDHGAAVTSTVTASACTGNASSTTKVAVDIKHTYRGDLVIDLVAPDGSSYRLKSASNDSADNINTTYTVNASSEVRNGAWKLKVQDLYDADTGYIDSWSLTL, from the coding sequence ATGCGCAAAAGTCCGCCCCGACTTCTGACTACTGCCAACAAGGCCGCCCTCTTGGGTGCGATGACCGCCGCCCTGGTCATCGTGCCGGCCCACTCGGCGAGTGCCCGGACCACCACCGCCCAAGGTGATCCGAGCCCCCGAGTCGTCGGTGGAACCCGCGCGGCGCTAGGTGAGTTTCCGTGGATGGTGAGGCTGTCCATGGGATGTGGTGGTGCGATGTACACCAATCAGCTAGTGCTGACCGCCGCGCACTGCGTGGGTTCCACCGGCAACAACACTTCCATCACCGCCACGGTGGGAGTGGTCGACCTGCAGGACTCGGCAGCTGTCAAGCGGACGTCGACGTACGTGTACCGCTCGACGACGTACGGCACCAGTACTGGTGGCGACTGGGCGCTGATCAAGTTGGCCAGCCCGATCACCGGAGTGGCGACGCTGCCGGCCGCCAGCACCACGGCGTACGACACTGGCACGTTCACTGTGGCCGGCTGGGGTGCTGCTAGCGAAGGTGGTGCGCAGCAGCGCTACCTGCTGAAGGCGCAGGTGCCGTTCGTCGACGACGTGTCGTGTCGCGATGCTGGGCCGTACTACAGCGGCCTGATCTTCTCGGCCGAGCTCTGTGCCGGGCAACTGGCCACTGGTGGAGTCGATACCTGCCAAGGTGACTCCGGCGGGCCGATGTTCCGGCGGGACTCTGCGAACGCCTGGATCCAGGTCGGTATCGTCAGCCACGGTGATGGGTGTGCGCGGCCTAGTGCGCCTGGTGTCTACACGCAGGTGAGCACGTTCGCCGCGACGATTGCTGCGGCCGCCGCCAGCATTGGCGGAGGCGGGCCTGATCCGGGTGGGTGCGGGCCGTTCACCAACGCGAACAACGTGAACATCCCGGACCATGGCGCAGCGGTGACCAGCACGGTGACGGCGTCGGCTTGCACGGGTAACGCGTCGTCGACCACGAAGGTGGCGGTCGACATCAAGCACACCTATCGCGGTGACCTGGTGATCGACCTGGTCGCGCCCGACGGATCGTCGTACCGGCTGAAGAGTGCCAGCAACGACTCGGCCGACAACATCAACACGACGTACACGGTCAACGCGTCGAGCGAGGTCCGCAACGGCGCCTGGAAGCTCAAGGTCCAGGACCTGTACGACGCGGACACCGGCTACATCGACTCGTGGTCCCTGACCCTCTGA
- a CDS encoding AAC(3) family N-acetyltransferase, translating to MHSSLRPFGLVEGGTEAVCRALTRTCGTVMMISGTWDLTGIPAPPGTRAVSAPIVNNASAQDPYGARPSGLQMP from the coding sequence GTGCATTCGTCCTTGCGGCCGTTCGGGCTGGTCGAGGGCGGCACTGAAGCCGTCTGCCGCGCCCTGACCCGAACCTGCGGGACGGTGATGATGATCTCCGGCACCTGGGACCTCACCGGCATCCCCGCACCGCCAGGCACACGAGCCGTCTCGGCACCGATAGTCAACAACGCTTCCGCCCAGGACCCGTACGGCGCTCGCCCGTCCGGACTCCAAATGCCATAA
- a CDS encoding nitrilase-related carbon-nitrogen hydrolase: protein MNSAADHLTRPGDPHHGRRRWYAVLAILLTGTALYFGSGLATIPALTWLAPLPVFLLAGRISARSAAVTAFAGWTLGLANLWHYLLKDLELPPPALSFLLLLAGVFTLTALLFRALVIRRRFILAALAAPACWAACDFLIATVSPHGAFTSLAYTQAEVRPVIQVVSLTGPWGISFLLMLPAAVLAALLAPGVRRRMVLQLSAVFTVVALGIFGYGAWRLSDTPTAHQPVRIAVVSANTEDDSNWTTPGGPAILANYSRAIVEAARQGAEIVLLPEKIIDVQASALAGLSDSFQKLATSNNVEIAVGLTVFADQGNDYNRAIVFRPDGGAPTEYDKHHLIPGLEPYAVGDHLGLMDGSAGERWGVLICKDLDFPPLSRQYGKAGVDLLLVPALDFDNDGWLHSRMALLRGIENGIPIARNGSKGRLTLTDQHGRITSELSAPSNDSVTMLGELTPGIARTPYTRWGDWFAYLCILLTATGLAGAVRSRSLLRRNAVDSSAPRVI from the coding sequence ATGAACTCCGCCGCTGACCACCTCACCCGACCGGGAGACCCACACCACGGGCGCCGTCGCTGGTACGCCGTACTCGCGATCTTGCTCACCGGCACGGCCCTGTACTTCGGGTCCGGGCTGGCCACCATCCCCGCACTGACCTGGCTCGCGCCGCTGCCTGTCTTCCTGCTAGCTGGGCGGATCAGCGCGCGATCGGCGGCCGTGACGGCCTTCGCCGGCTGGACCCTCGGTCTGGCGAACCTGTGGCACTATCTCCTCAAAGACCTCGAGCTACCGCCGCCCGCGCTCAGCTTCCTGCTCCTACTCGCCGGCGTCTTCACCCTGACGGCCCTGCTGTTCCGCGCTTTGGTGATCCGCCGCCGATTCATCCTTGCCGCGTTGGCAGCACCGGCTTGCTGGGCCGCCTGCGACTTCCTGATCGCCACGGTCTCACCCCACGGCGCCTTCACCAGCCTTGCGTACACGCAGGCCGAAGTCCGCCCGGTCATCCAGGTCGTCTCACTGACCGGGCCCTGGGGAATCTCCTTCCTGCTAATGCTTCCCGCCGCCGTGCTGGCGGCCCTCCTCGCTCCGGGCGTTCGGCGCCGCATGGTACTTCAACTCTCGGCAGTCTTCACTGTCGTAGCCTTGGGCATCTTCGGCTACGGCGCCTGGCGACTGAGCGACACGCCGACGGCGCACCAACCTGTCCGGATCGCCGTGGTCTCGGCCAACACCGAGGACGATTCGAACTGGACCACACCCGGCGGCCCCGCGATCCTGGCGAACTACTCTCGCGCGATCGTCGAAGCAGCCCGGCAAGGCGCCGAAATAGTGCTGCTGCCCGAGAAGATCATCGACGTCCAGGCCTCAGCTCTAGCCGGCTTGTCGGACTCTTTCCAGAAACTTGCTACCAGCAACAACGTCGAGATCGCCGTCGGCCTGACTGTTTTCGCGGACCAGGGCAACGACTACAACCGCGCGATCGTGTTTCGGCCCGACGGTGGCGCACCCACGGAGTACGACAAACATCACTTGATCCCTGGCCTGGAGCCGTACGCCGTCGGCGATCACCTCGGTCTGATGGACGGTTCGGCCGGCGAGCGTTGGGGCGTGCTGATCTGCAAGGACCTGGACTTCCCACCCCTGTCCCGCCAGTACGGCAAGGCTGGCGTCGACCTGCTACTCGTCCCCGCGCTCGACTTCGACAACGACGGCTGGCTCCACAGCCGGATGGCGCTCCTGCGTGGCATCGAGAATGGCATCCCCATCGCCCGCAACGGCAGCAAAGGCCGCCTGACCCTCACCGACCAACACGGCCGCATCACCAGCGAACTGTCGGCTCCGTCCAATGACTCCGTCACGATGCTCGGCGAACTGACACCGGGGATCGCGCGGACGCCGTACACACGCTGGGGCGACTGGTTCGCCTACCTCTGCATCCTCCTCACCGCGACCGGCCTCGCCGGCGCCGTACGCTCGCGGTCTCTACTGCGCCGAAATGCGGTGGACTCGTCAGCTCCACGAGTGATCTGA
- a CDS encoding TetR/AcrR family transcriptional regulator: MTDVTTKDRIIAAASWLLTEKGADGVSMRRVAAAVGITPMAIYQYFPDRDALLHEVADAAFAELMTRWAAEERSTAADVRLKEMLVDHVDFALAQPRLYAYMFTERRDQARRFPADFKARRSPTFTLLADAIAAGVEQQLFRDDDIWESSLMIAAFLHGLIQLYHGDRIGMTANDFRALCLSLGERMIDELRR, encoded by the coding sequence ATGACCGATGTGACGACGAAGGACCGGATTATCGCGGCCGCGAGCTGGCTGCTCACGGAAAAGGGCGCCGACGGTGTCAGCATGCGCCGGGTCGCCGCCGCGGTCGGGATCACGCCGATGGCGATCTACCAGTACTTCCCGGACCGGGACGCCTTGCTGCACGAGGTTGCCGACGCGGCGTTCGCCGAGTTGATGACGCGCTGGGCCGCGGAGGAGCGCAGTACGGCGGCTGATGTGCGGCTCAAGGAAATGCTCGTCGACCACGTCGATTTCGCGCTGGCGCAGCCCCGGCTCTATGCCTATATGTTCACCGAGAGGCGCGACCAGGCCCGGCGGTTCCCGGCCGATTTCAAGGCGCGCAGGTCGCCGACCTTCACCCTCCTCGCCGACGCCATCGCGGCCGGCGTCGAGCAGCAACTCTTCCGCGACGACGACATCTGGGAGTCCAGCCTGATGATCGCCGCCTTCCTGCACGGCCTGATCCAGCTCTACCACGGCGACCGGATCGGAATGACCGCAAACGATTTCCGCGCCCTGTGCCTGAGCCTGGGCGAAAGGATGATCGATGAACTCCGCCGCTGA
- a CDS encoding LysE family translocator: MVDGHLLVAFVVTTAVAMIVPGPDMLFVLGCGIRGGPRAGLLATCGVATSETIHVALAAAGLTALFVAVPTAFTVVRIVGAAYLIYLGVQAIRGRGKFDVAEDAGQVGIQGRQAYVRGCMTNLLNPKMVTFTIALLPQFINPALGHVWVQFAILGAILVAFEFLVDGTVGVLAGRIGSVLRRRRAVRRGLDVTAGGIFIGLGVRLAVDQ, translated from the coding sequence ATGGTTGACGGGCATCTGCTGGTGGCGTTCGTGGTGACGACCGCGGTGGCGATGATCGTGCCGGGGCCGGACATGCTCTTCGTACTGGGCTGCGGTATCCGCGGCGGACCCCGTGCCGGTCTGCTCGCGACTTGCGGTGTGGCTACCAGCGAGACGATCCACGTGGCCCTTGCCGCCGCAGGGTTGACCGCGCTCTTCGTCGCCGTGCCGACGGCGTTCACTGTCGTACGGATTGTCGGTGCGGCCTACCTGATCTACCTGGGTGTCCAGGCGATCCGCGGCCGCGGCAAGTTCGATGTCGCGGAGGACGCCGGCCAGGTGGGCATCCAGGGCCGGCAGGCCTATGTCCGAGGCTGCATGACCAACCTGCTCAACCCGAAGATGGTCACCTTCACCATCGCGTTGCTCCCGCAGTTCATCAACCCGGCGCTCGGCCACGTCTGGGTCCAGTTCGCGATCCTCGGCGCGATCCTGGTCGCCTTCGAGTTCCTGGTCGACGGAACAGTCGGCGTACTGGCCGGCCGGATCGGCTCGGTCCTCCGTCGGCGCCGCGCGGTACGGCGTGGGCTCGACGTGACAGCCGGCGGAATCTTCATCGGCCTTGGCGTACGCCTCGCCGTCGATCAGTAG
- a CDS encoding NAD(+)/NADH kinase, whose product MSLPPRAVVVHRATELTELVARHGTRQQAGFFLTSRGRDLAELDARHQAQQEALATVSAAIPLDWRRAVAERNDLDRFVFGPEDLVIAVGQDGLVANVAKYLDGQPVIGVNPEPGRNPGVLVPHEPGAVLELLHGFSVEERTMVVASTDDGQKLLALNEVYVGHRTHQSARYRLASPEGLEERQSSSGLLVGTGTGSTGWCRSAWQERRSSLSLPAATDPALCWFVREAWPSPATGTDCTEGLLASSDHLMLTAESDLVVFGDGIESDTLSIGWGQRVDITVADIHLRLVR is encoded by the coding sequence ATGAGCCTGCCACCCCGGGCGGTGGTGGTGCACCGGGCGACCGAACTCACCGAGCTGGTCGCCCGGCACGGCACCCGCCAGCAGGCCGGCTTCTTCCTGACTTCGCGCGGCCGTGACCTCGCCGAGCTGGACGCCCGGCACCAGGCCCAGCAGGAGGCGCTGGCGACCGTGTCGGCCGCGATCCCGCTGGACTGGCGGCGAGCAGTTGCCGAGCGCAACGATCTGGACCGGTTCGTGTTCGGTCCGGAGGATCTGGTGATCGCGGTCGGCCAGGACGGGCTGGTCGCCAATGTGGCGAAGTACCTGGATGGGCAGCCGGTGATCGGAGTCAACCCGGAGCCGGGCCGCAACCCCGGCGTACTGGTTCCGCACGAGCCTGGCGCCGTCCTCGAGCTGCTGCACGGGTTCTCCGTCGAGGAACGCACGATGGTTGTCGCCAGCACCGATGACGGGCAGAAGTTGCTGGCATTGAACGAGGTCTACGTGGGGCACCGGACGCACCAGTCGGCGCGCTACCGGCTCGCTTCACCGGAGGGCCTGGAGGAACGCCAATCCTCCTCGGGTCTGCTGGTCGGCACCGGCACGGGGTCAACGGGGTGGTGCCGCTCAGCCTGGCAGGAACGCCGCTCCTCCTTGTCCTTGCCAGCAGCAACCGACCCTGCCCTCTGCTGGTTCGTCCGCGAGGCGTGGCCCTCACCAGCGACCGGAACCGATTGCACAGAAGGCCTCTTGGCCTCCTCGGACCATTTGATGCTGACCGCCGAATCGGACCTCGTCGTCTTCGGCGACGGCATCGAATCCGACACCTTGTCGATCGGCTGGGGCCAGCGGGTGGACATCACCGTCGCGGACATCCACTTGCGACTCGTGCGTTGA
- a CDS encoding SPFH domain-containing protein, producing the protein MADITRFRFINHLRANPTTHVRHLRNGKVAHDGAGQAFWFRALNSSLSEIPVDDREQPLLFHGRTVDFQDVVVQATVTYRVIDPALASTRLDFGIDPDTGFWRATPLEQLGGLLTELAQQTALDLLARMTLTQALSEGMASLRLAVSTGLREDQRLTGIGIGVEDVRVVAVRAESDVERALQTPTREMVQQAADKATYERRAMAVERERSIAENELQNQIELARREEQLVTQKGQNERQRATEVAAAGRIETEAAASRRRQLAEADADAKRVLGAAEAAAEKALLEAYADLSQGTILALAIKQGALPEIGTLNLTPDLITPLLAKLASQE; encoded by the coding sequence ATGGCAGACATCACCCGGTTCCGGTTCATCAACCACCTGCGAGCCAACCCGACCACCCACGTGCGGCACCTGCGCAACGGGAAGGTCGCACACGACGGCGCCGGCCAGGCGTTCTGGTTCCGGGCCCTGAACTCGTCGCTGAGCGAGATCCCGGTCGACGACCGCGAGCAGCCGCTGCTGTTCCACGGCCGGACGGTCGACTTCCAGGACGTGGTCGTGCAGGCCACCGTCACCTACCGGGTGATCGACCCGGCGCTGGCCTCGACCCGGCTCGACTTCGGGATCGACCCGGACACCGGCTTCTGGCGGGCTACCCCGCTGGAGCAGCTCGGCGGCCTGCTGACCGAGTTGGCTCAGCAGACCGCGCTTGATCTGCTCGCCCGGATGACACTGACCCAGGCGCTGTCGGAAGGGATGGCATCGCTACGGCTCGCGGTGAGCACCGGCTTGCGCGAGGACCAGCGGCTGACCGGAATTGGGATCGGCGTGGAAGACGTCCGCGTGGTCGCAGTACGGGCTGAGAGTGATGTGGAGCGGGCTCTGCAGACGCCGACCCGGGAGATGGTTCAGCAGGCGGCCGACAAGGCGACGTACGAGCGGCGCGCGATGGCCGTCGAGCGGGAGCGGTCGATCGCGGAGAACGAGCTGCAGAACCAGATCGAGCTGGCCCGGCGCGAGGAGCAACTCGTCACCCAGAAGGGCCAGAACGAGCGGCAGCGGGCCACCGAGGTGGCCGCGGCCGGGCGGATCGAGACCGAGGCAGCGGCCAGTCGGCGGCGACAGTTGGCCGAGGCGGACGCCGACGCGAAGCGAGTACTGGGTGCGGCTGAGGCTGCCGCGGAGAAGGCGCTGCTCGAGGCGTACGCCGATCTGAGCCAGGGCACGATCCTGGCTCTCGCGATCAAGCAGGGCGCGTTGCCGGAGATCGGCACGCTGAACCTGACGCCGGATCTGATCACCCCGCTGCTCGCGAAGCTGGCGAGCCAGGAATGA
- a CDS encoding NUDIX hydrolase — translation MDFEPLGVAADLVILTVREGSLEVLLIRRGIEPHKGRWALPGGFVRPKEDLEAAARRELAEETGLVSDRIHLEQVATYGEPGRDPRGRVVSVAYLALVPDLPAPVAGTDAASASWAPADEVLADPERLAFDHHRILADGVERARAKLEYSPLATAFCAGEFTIAELRGIYEAVWGTPLDPRNFHRKVTKTDGFVVPLGATTTRDGGRPAQLFQRGPATNLHPPLTRG, via the coding sequence ATGGACTTCGAACCGCTGGGCGTCGCCGCCGATCTGGTCATCCTGACCGTTCGCGAGGGCTCTCTGGAGGTGCTGCTGATCCGCCGCGGGATCGAGCCGCACAAGGGACGCTGGGCGCTACCGGGTGGGTTCGTCCGGCCGAAGGAGGATCTGGAGGCGGCGGCCAGGCGTGAACTCGCCGAGGAGACCGGGCTGGTCTCCGACCGGATCCACCTGGAACAAGTAGCGACGTACGGGGAACCAGGTCGTGATCCCCGTGGCCGGGTGGTGAGCGTGGCTTACCTGGCCCTGGTCCCGGATCTGCCGGCCCCGGTCGCCGGGACCGACGCCGCCTCGGCGAGCTGGGCGCCTGCGGACGAAGTACTGGCTGATCCGGAGCGGCTCGCGTTCGACCATCACCGGATCCTGGCCGACGGGGTGGAGCGCGCGCGGGCGAAGCTGGAGTACTCGCCGCTGGCGACCGCGTTCTGTGCGGGCGAGTTCACCATCGCGGAGCTGCGCGGGATCTACGAGGCGGTCTGGGGTACGCCGCTCGACCCGCGCAACTTCCATCGCAAGGTCACCAAGACCGACGGCTTCGTCGTACCGCTAGGTGCCACCACCACCCGCGACGGCGGCCGTCCGGCTCAACTGTTCCAGCGCGGCCCGGCCACCAACCTCCACCCGCCGCTCACTCGCGGTTGA